CGCTAATTCCCTGTTAATGACTTGAATATTTCTTTCAACTAATCCGACATCAGTGAGGGTGGGGTGGTGATGTACACTATCCAGTTGCAACCTTAAACGTAGATACTTTTCAAACTCCGCAAGAGTCCCTCATGCTTCCCTGTAGGACTGAATTGGACccacaacatgtttttatacacacagacataaaggactggatgaacTCCAGTGTTTTACTGTTAAACTCagacaaaactgaggtcattgtttttggccccaaataTGTCagaactacactcaacaaaaatataaacgcaacacttttgtttttgctcccatgtttcatgagatggacttgaagatctaaacttcattccagatacacaatattaccattcctctcaaacattgttcacaaatctgtctaaatgtgtgatagtgagcacttctgctttgctgagataatccatcccacctcacaggtgtgccacatcaagatgctgatctgacatcatgattagtgcacaggtgtaccttaaactgcccacaataaaaggccaccctgaaatgtgcattttgtttctgctttattggcggtctggggactcagaaccagtcagtatctggtgtgaccaccatttgcctcatgcagtgcaacacatcttcttcgcatagagtttatcagattgtctattgtggcctgtggaatgttggtccactcctcttcaatggctgtgcgaagttgctggatattagtgggaactggtgcacgctgtcgtatacgccggtcaagcacatcccaaacatgttcaatgggtgacatgtccggtgagtatgctggccatgcaagaactgggacattttcagcttccaagaattgtgtacagatccttgcaacatggggccgtgcattatcttgctgaaacatgaggtgatgttcatggatgtatggcacaacaatgggcctcaggatctcgtcacggtatctctgtgcattcaaaatgccatcaataaaatgcacctgtgttcttcgtccataacagatgcctgcccataccatgaccccaccaccaccatgggccactcgatccacaacattgacatcagcaaagcgctcacccacacgacgccacacacgctgtctgccatctgccctgaacaatgtaaaccgagattcatccgtgaagagaacacctctccaacgtgctagacgccatcgaatgtgagcatttgcccactcaagtctgttacggcgacgatctggagtcaggttaagaccccgatgaggacgacgagcatgcagttgagcttccctgagacggtttctgacagtttgtgcagaaattgtttggttatgcaaaccaattgtttcagcagctgtctgagtggctggtctcagacgatctcggaggtgaacctgctggatgtggaggtcctgggctggtgtggttactcgtggtctgcggttgtgaggccggttggatgtactgccatattctctgaaacgcctttggagacggcttatggtggagaaatgaacattcaatgcacgagcaacagatctggttgacattcctgctgtcagcatgccaattgcacgctccctcaatgcttgtggcatctgtggcattttgctgtgagacaaaactgcacatttcagggtggccttttattgtgggcagtttgaggtacacctgtgcactaatcatgatgtcagatcagcatcttgatgtggcacacctgtgaggtgggatggattatctcagcaaagcagaagtgctcactatcacacatttagacagatttgtgaacaatgtttgagaggaatggtaatattgtgtatctggaatgaagtttagatcttcaagtccatctcatgaaacatgggagcaaaaacaaaagtgttgcgtttatatttttgttgagtgtagattatctgataacattctctctggatggcattactttggcctccagtacgactgtgaggaacctctgagttatctttgatcaggaCATGTCGTTTATCCCTCATATTAAGAGGACCCTTACACCACCTTCTTTCACCTCCGTAATATTGTTAAGATCAGCAGCATCCTCTCTTttagagtgatgctgaaaaacctgtcaatgcttttgttacttctaggCTGAACTACTACAACTcactattgtcaggatgtccacattactccattaacagcctgcagcagaacacagcagctagagttcagccaaagggatcatatcccCCATCTTGGCTTCTCTTCACTGCCTTCCGGTAAAATCCAGAATAGACCATATACTAATAACGACATTCAAGGGGGGCATAGTCATTAGGGGACAGAGCAAAGtaaatgtttgtgtcatcaGTATAGCTATGATAGCAGATTAAGTTGTTGTGATAAATTGTCCAACTGGGAGCATATACTGGCTGAAAAGTAATTGTCCAAAGATTGACCCCTGGGAGACACCTCTGCTTATAGACGTTTCTGTTGAAGAACAGTTGCCCATGGCAACAAAGAAACTCCTTTGTTATAAGTATGATTTAACCACTTGATACCTATAGCAGTGAATCCAACCTGACGCTAATGTCGATGTAATAATATGTTGTGATCCACAGTGTCAAAAGCCACGCTGAGGTCCAATAACACCAGGAGAGATAAGATGTATGTTGTGTTCAACTGAGATTTAGACAAATCCAGTATCTACTGTCAACACCTGCTCATGTTATTTTCCATGTAGTAAAATTAAGTTGAACAACATGTCAGCTAgaaaacatataaatacatcGTTTTTCAGCACAACAATTACAACAACCTCTcgtgtttgttctctgtaatgtatgatgtttgtgcatgtttgttcctctctctctccttcatcctctctgtcctgtctccctcttcttctcctcctctacccggccgagtcagcaggaaggtttttccttatgagtcgggtcctgttcaaggtttcctcctgttaaaagggagttatTCATGCCACTGTTGCttttaagggggttcaggctctgggtctctgtgaagcgttTTGAGACATGCTGATTGTAAAATGAGCTATACAAATAGTCATTACTAgtataaaaacaatacacatgtttgtgtacatATTTGTATGCATGTATATgccatataataataatgactgtATTTCTAACTATACttatatctttattttttatttcttcttcgtcCTATACAGATTTAACAGTCAGGCACACTTACACAACATAACACCAGATTTGCTTCAAATCAGTTTAGAATATTGCTGCCACTGACTTGACTTACTTTCAGATTATAcatgttattatattatacatGAAGTCTGTTTTTGAATGCAGTAATAGTACCAGATTCCAATGTCAAATGCTATTGTTTCCCATCCACTAGTGTGCTATTAGAGATGATCAGGTGTGCCTGTGGAAAGTTATCCAATTTCACTTTGAGAGTCACCAGTCATGACAGTCTTTCCAAAACTAAATCTGAAACAGTTCAATATTCAAGTTCTGGCAGTGTCTTTGAAGCTTGGATTGCACAGTTAGTCAGCCTTTACCCTTACCCTTAAAGTAACTAACTATCCTGGTGAACTTGTCCTGGTATTAGAGCATCGCTCTCCAGCCCTGCAGCTGATGTGAAAGGTGTGATCGTTTCCAAGGAAATCTCCGGGTCATCCTCGAACTGGACGGTGGCTGGAAGCAGCAGCAATCTGTTGTCACTTGGAGATTCGTTGGAGATGATGGACTCCTCATCAAACCTGGCACTCATGTCCTCCAAATGATCGGATCCCATCTTAATGTTACGAGGGTGTTGCTGTGGCTGAGCAGGGACCAATGCCTCTTTGTGGAGTGTTGTGTCATGGTGGTAAGAGACCAGCTCATTGCTGAAGTTCACAGCTTCCACTGTGTTGCTGGAGCAGATTCGATTGCAACCGAGAATGGTTGTAAAAGCCCGGCGGAAGTCTGCATTGAATGCGTATATGACCGGGTTGAGGGAGGAGTTCGCCCAGCCAAACCAGACGAAAACAGTGAAGGTAGTGTCGCTGACACACGGCGGATCACAGAAGGGGACAGTGCAGTTGAGGACGAAGAATGGCAGCCAGCAAAACACAAAGACCCCCATAATGATTGAGAGAGTCTTCAGGACTTTGGTTTCCTTTTTGAACGATGACTTCAGCGAGGCCTCATCATTGGGCCGATGCTGCTGGTGGTTCCTGTTTACACCATGGCCTTGGTTCTGCGCCTGCTCTGCTGCACGTTCCAAAGATGTGATCCGACGGATTTGTGTCTGAGCGATCCGGTAGATCCGGGTGTAGGTGGCAATCATGATCACCACTGGGATGTagaagctgatgaaggaggaggagatcgCGTAGGTTTTGTTCAGATTGGCGACACAGCTCTTGGTCACGGCGCTACTTTCGTTGAGGTTTGTGGAGTTTGTAAAGTTCCTGCTAGTGGCAGCTACTATtcccaccacctcctcaatcagctccctctcctcttcatcagccCGGTGCCAGTTCAGCTGCACCGGGATGAAGGAGATAAGAATTGACAGCATCCATGCCACCCCAATCATGACAAACGCCACACGGTGAGTCATTTTTCGTTCATACTTGAAGGGGCTGGCGATGGCCCAGTATCGGTCCACACTGATGATACATAGATTAAGGATGGACGCTGTTGAGCACATGATGTCAAATGCAATCCATACGTCACAAAAACGTCCAAACAACCACGAGTCTGTCACCTCTGTGATGGCCTCCCACGGCATCACCAGCACGGCCACAAAAAGGTCAGACACAGCGAGCGAGATGACGAAGAAGTTGGTGACTTTGGAGCGCAGGTGACGGAACTTTATCACAGCGGCGCACACCAGCGTGTTCCCGAGCAGCGTGGACACGATGAGCAGGAAGAGGACGCAGCCGAGGAGGACGCGGAGTCCGCCTCTGCCTCCACCGCTCCCgacgccctcctcctcctcttcctcctcgctGCCTGTCCCATCCAGCTCCGACAGCACTTGGGTGAAATTAATCGTATAGTTTTCCATTTTGAGGTCTCAATAGGATATCCGCACAGCTTTTTCTAGCACCATGTGCTAGTGTCTGAATGAAGaatacagaaaaaagaaagtgtaTCTGGATCTAAATAAGAAAAAACTCCCTCTCTTCTGGATGCGTCTTCTTTGTACTTGATGCCTCTTCTGGACGCACAAATCAAGCGCAGAAAAGACTCTCTGTGAATATCCAGAAACACTCCATGAAACAATAAATGCTTATTAATAAATCCCACAGAAGTTCCTAGTCTCCAGAAGGTGGTCTCTGCACCGGTCCTCTGTCCCGGAGTGACTCATAGTGGGCTCACCTCTCTCTGTGACGCGCTCACACGCACAGTCAGGTGGAAGACACAGCGCGCGGGGCTTGTTCTATCCTCACTGCAGGTAATAGATTactgtcctccattctgtgtggAGGCACCCTACATACAATCTATGTATGTTATGTTATGAATATGTGTGTTGGTGTGACCTCAGtctggattttttatttttacttgcttCACTCACTTGCTGTGTGACCATTTTTATTCAGCTTCTATTTATA
This Parambassis ranga chromosome 15, fParRan2.1, whole genome shotgun sequence DNA region includes the following protein-coding sequences:
- the LOC114447606 gene encoding D(1)-like dopamine receptor, which translates into the protein MENYTINFTQVLSELDGTGSEEEEEEEGVGSGGGRGGLRVLLGCVLFLLIVSTLLGNTLVCAAVIKFRHLRSKVTNFFVISLAVSDLFVAVLVMPWEAITEVTDSWLFGRFCDVWIAFDIMCSTASILNLCIISVDRYWAIASPFKYERKMTHRVAFVMIGVAWMLSILISFIPVQLNWHRADEEERELIEEVVGIVAATSRNFTNSTNLNESSAVTKSCVANLNKTYAISSSFISFYIPVVIMIATYTRIYRIAQTQIRRITSLERAAEQAQNQGHGVNRNHQQHRPNDEASLKSSFKKETKVLKTLSIIMGVFVFCWLPFFVLNCTVPFCDPPCVSDTTFTVFVWFGWANSSLNPVIYAFNADFRRAFTTILGCNRICSSNTVEAVNFSNELVSYHHDTTLHKEALVPAQPQQHPRNIKMGSDHLEDMSARFDEESIISNESPSDNRLLLLPATVQFEDDPEISLETITPFTSAAGLESDALIPGQVHQDS